A portion of the Halobacillus ihumii genome contains these proteins:
- a CDS encoding YhcN/YlaJ family sporulation lipoprotein, with amino-acid sequence MKNYRLITLIMGLTFLLLAGCTEAQKEEARDKGTDEALHRNEMDDYNDRPMEGQVGYVRYEKDQLDQDAEQNQNFKVNKEKVADMISRMILKYDEFEDVATLVTDEEVLVAYQAPEGQDRELSADMVKKTAYSLVPSFYHVYVSDNPSAFGDIQSLSNSTVYDDQYNEVIDNIIQKMKEAPQGKGDQAENTDTDPS; translated from the coding sequence ATGAAAAACTATAGATTAATTACACTTATAATGGGACTGACTTTCCTGTTATTAGCAGGTTGTACGGAAGCTCAGAAAGAAGAAGCAAGAGACAAGGGTACGGATGAAGCACTCCATCGAAATGAAATGGATGACTATAACGACCGCCCCATGGAAGGACAGGTAGGTTACGTTCGTTATGAAAAAGATCAGCTTGACCAGGACGCGGAACAAAATCAGAACTTTAAAGTTAATAAAGAAAAAGTGGCTGACATGATTTCACGCATGATTCTCAAATACGATGAATTTGAGGACGTAGCAACTCTTGTTACTGATGAAGAAGTTCTTGTTGCTTATCAAGCTCCGGAAGGTCAAGATCGAGAGCTATCAGCTGATATGGTGAAAAAGACAGCCTACTCATTAGTTCCAAGCTTTTACCATGTATATGTCTCTGATAACCCTTCTGCATTTGGCGATATTCAAAGCTTAAGTAACTCCACAGTTTATGATGATCAATATAATGAAGTGATCGATAATATTATTCAAAAAATGAAGGAAGCTCCTCAAGGTAAAGGAGATCAGGCAGAGAATACTGACACTGATCCTTCTTAA
- a CDS encoding M23 family metallopeptidase: MCQLFFMYNASASEESERMSLYKKTSAVTNIPWYYFAAIDQYERQVNEEIPEERVTAIKPDPLFWKGVKGPSLFFPNGWGASGNDDKKADITNDEDVLWSIGSYIKSYGTTRDDIRIALWNYYKRDLTVQTIMNTAEVFKKFQTVALTDRDFPLPLEANYSYNNTWGDARGFGGRRIHEGTDIFANYGVPVKSTTYGVVEMKGWNKYGGWRIGIRDIYNIYHYYAHLNGFKDGVDVGDVVKPGDVIGSVGATGYGPPGTSGKFPPHLHYGMYKDNGENEWSFDPYPYLKKWEKIARNSK, from the coding sequence ATGTGTCAGTTGTTCTTTATGTATAATGCTTCAGCAAGCGAAGAGTCTGAACGTATGTCTCTTTACAAAAAAACTTCTGCTGTCACCAATATCCCTTGGTATTACTTTGCTGCAATTGACCAATATGAACGACAAGTAAACGAAGAAATTCCCGAGGAAAGAGTAACAGCAATTAAGCCTGATCCATTATTTTGGAAAGGAGTTAAAGGACCTTCTTTGTTTTTTCCAAATGGATGGGGAGCCAGCGGAAACGATGATAAGAAAGCTGATATAACAAACGATGAAGACGTCCTTTGGTCCATAGGAAGCTATATAAAGTCCTATGGTACAACTAGAGATGACATCAGAATAGCTCTATGGAATTATTATAAACGTGATTTAACTGTTCAAACCATTATGAATACGGCCGAAGTATTTAAAAAGTTCCAAACTGTAGCATTGACAGACCGAGACTTCCCATTGCCTCTTGAAGCCAATTACAGTTATAACAACACATGGGGAGACGCACGTGGATTTGGCGGAAGACGGATCCATGAGGGAACGGACATCTTTGCTAACTATGGAGTCCCTGTAAAATCCACCACTTACGGTGTCGTTGAAATGAAAGGCTGGAACAAATATGGGGGTTGGAGAATTGGAATAAGAGATATTTATAATATTTACCATTATTATGCCCACTTAAATGGATTTAAAGATGGAGTCGATGTGGGGGACGTAGTGAAGCCCGGAGATGTAATTGGAAGTGTCGGTGCTACCGGTTATGGACCTCCAGGAACCTCTGGAAAATTCCCTCCTCACCTTCATTACGGCATGTACAAAGATAATGGAGAAAATGAATGGTCATTTGACCCTTATCCTTATTTAAAGAAGTGGGAGAAAATAGCTCGAAATTCAAAATAA
- a CDS encoding methionine/alanine import family NSS transporter small subunit translates to MAIVMFIVTIVIIWGGLALSITNAVKKSKSQS, encoded by the coding sequence ATGGCTATCGTCATGTTTATTGTCACTATAGTTATAATTTGGGGCGGCCTGGCACTTAGTATAACGAATGCAGTGAAAAAGTCTAAATCTCAAAGTTAG